The genomic DNA TTATGTATTCTTAAATTTATTATCTCAAATATACACCAGAAACCACAGGAGATAAGAACCAGTGAAGGAAGGCGCCTATTGACAATCAGAAAAGTCTTCTTTTTGAATGTTAGGAGTACGTCAAGGAAGATTATATACGACCACCATGATGTAAGATAGAAAAAGTATTGAAAAGGCTCAATCCTGTTTAATAGAACGTAGTAACCAAAGAGGTGAAGAAAAATCGAGAAGGCAATAAGACTGATTTTTTTTTTCACATATTAAGAATTATTGGAAGTTTTTTCCGGATTATTCGATATTTCAGAACCTTCTTCTGGCAACTTTTTCACCCTGACAGCCCCTATATAAGTTCTGGAGTAAAAATCCGATGAAAGGGCATCAATCTTCACACCTACCTTTCCATGTCCGGATGCTGAATGAATAAAGTTGCCATCCCCGATATAAATACCTACATGGGTTGGAAGTTTTGCATGTCTTTTCGTTTTAAAGAACACCAGATCCCCGATGGCAAGTTCTTCTTTTGATATCCTTGTGCCTGCCTTGAATTGTTCCCTTGCGCTTCTTGGAAGTTCAACGTCAAATATATCGTAAATCTTCTTAACATAAGCAGAACAGTCAAGACCCCTTACGCTTTCCCCCCCATACTTGTATGGAGCACCCATAAAGCTTTTCGCTACCTTTACTAACATATGTTTTTCATCATTACTCTTCCATGGTTTTAAGGGTGTGCCTTTAAGAGTTATAAACTCCTCTTCACTTTCTTCTATAACCTTTGGTATGAGGATAATCTTCCCTGGTGATAGCCTCTTCTTTTTTAAGTTGTTTGATTCCAGAATATCTTCTTTTTCAACATTGAATTTCATTGCAATTTTGTTGAGGGTATCACCCCTTTTCACTTTATATTCTATAAATTCTGCATCACTTTCAATAATATTAGCTTCATTTTGTATATTATTTGCGTGTGAATCGTCCGCATCTTTCTTGATGAAGATCAATTGCCCAAGTTTTAACCTGGATGTCTTTAGGTTGTTCAAGCTCCTGAGCTTATCAATAGAGACATGATATTTTTTTGATATGGTATACAAACTGTCGCCAGATTTTACTTTGTAGGTAATCTCTGAGGAAAAGACCATGCTGGATGTTATGACAAATAAAAACAGAGAAATGGCGATAGTAAGTACAGTTCTTTTCATGGGGTATTTTCTACCTTATCAAAATAACTAAATTTATGTCAAGTTATTTTTTTTGATTATCCTTGTTTCGCATTAAAAATAAAACATATTTACCCTGAATCTGATTCATAAAATCTGTATTTTCCATTGATTTTCATAAACAGGATTAAGAAAGTTGTTTTACTTCAAGCCTTGAACTGTCACATTTATATTGATTTTATACTATTTTTATACTGAAATATATGTCAAAAACTATTCAGGAGGAAGATGATGGATATTGTTGGCAGGGAAGTCTTCTGGAACGTGGGACAAGGGGCACGATGGATTACTTATGCATTAATGATAATTACCTTTATTTTCTTAATCTATGGATTAAGAAAGAGATATGCTATGTGGAGGATAGGGAAGGGTTTCCCGTTCAATTTTTCTCAAAGATTATGGGAAAGAATAGGTTATTTCATTAGTAACGGGATATTCCATAAATCTATATTGCGGGAATCTTACCCTGGCTTGATGCATTTTTTTATTTTTTGGGGATTTTTGATCCTTGCTATCGGTACCGCACTCGTTGCCCTTCAGGATGATATTATCAGACCTTTCTTTAAGGAAAACATTCTGCAAGGAAATTTCTACCTCATTTTTTCTTTTTTTCTTGATCTTGCAGGTATTATTGCAGTCATCGGTATAGTTATGGCTTTATGGAGAAGGTATGTGACAAGACCTGAAAGGCTGGATAACAAGCCCGATGACTTTATAACGCTTATCTGGATAATTGTTGTTCTTATTACAGGTTTCTTTGTGGAAGGTGCAAGGATCGCATTTTCAAGACCCCCTTTCGAGGTCTGGAGTTTTGTGGGTTGGTTTACATCATCTCTGTTTGTAAATCTTTCTAAAGACAGTATTTCTGTAACCCATGTTGTTTTCTGGTATGTGCACATGCTGCTATCGTTTGGTCTTATAGTTTATATTGCATATTCAAGATTGCTCCACATAATAACCTCTTCCCTCAATATGATGTTCAGGGGTGTAGAGGACAGTCCGAGGGGTGCTATTGCGCCTATTCAGGATTTTGAAACTGCTGAAGAATTTGGTGTGAACTCAATCGAAGGGTTTACATGGGGACAGATTTTTGACCTTGATGCCTGCACGAGATGCGGCAGATGTCAGGACCTGTGCCCGGCGCACTTGAGTGAAAAACCTCTCTCCCCAAAAAAGTTTATACAGGATTT from Pseudomonadota bacterium includes the following:
- a CDS encoding NlpC/P60 family protein is translated as MKRTVLTIAISLFLFVITSSMVFSSEITYKVKSGDSLYTISKKYHVSIDKLRSLNNLKTSRLKLGQLIFIKKDADDSHANNIQNEANIIESDAEFIEYKVKRGDTLNKIAMKFNVEKEDILESNNLKKKRLSPGKIILIPKVIEESEEEFITLKGTPLKPWKSNDEKHMLVKVAKSFMGAPYKYGGESVRGLDCSAYVKKIYDIFDVELPRSAREQFKAGTRISKEELAIGDLVFFKTKRHAKLPTHVGIYIGDGNFIHSASGHGKVGVKIDALSSDFYSRTYIGAVRVKKLPEEGSEISNNPEKTSNNS